CGCGTCGCGGTGCTCGGCGGCGCCGGTGACGGCGAGTTCGGCGCGGCACGACGCGCGGGGGCGGACGTCTACGTCACCGCCGACCTGCGTCATCATCCCGCCATCGAGGCGCGCGAGGAGGACGACCCGGCGGCGCCGATGTTCCTCGTCGACGCCGGACACTGGGCTACCGAATGGTTGTGGCTGCAGCACGCCTGCGAGCGTCTCGTGAAGGCCGTGCGCGAGAGCGGCGGCGACATCGAGGTGCACGTCTCGACGACGTGCACCGACCCCTGGAATTTCCTCGTGCCCACCAATGAAGGAGAGATGCAGTGAAGGCAGAACTTCAGCAGCAGTGGAGGCTGCTCGACCTGCAGAAGCTCGACACCCGCCTCGACCAGATCGATCACCGTCTCGCGAACCTGCCGCAGGCGAAGGAGCTCGCGGAGCTGACGAAGAAGGCGGACACCGCGACGGAGGAGATGATTCTCGCGCAGACGGCCGTCATGGACGTCGAGCGTGAGATCGCGCGCAGCGAGGCCGACGTGCAGCAGGTGCGCGACCGCATGGCCCGCAACGAGAAGCGCCTCGCCTCGGGTGAGGGCAGCGCGAAGGATCTGCAGGCGCTGCAGCACGAGACGGACACGCTCGCTCGCCGTCAGGTCGTCCTCGAGGACGCCGAGCTCGAGATCATGGAGCGCGCCGAGGGCCTGCGCGAGCGGCTGACCGCGTTCACGACGGTCGCTGACGAGGCCGAGGCCAAGGTCAAGCAGCTCAAGGCGGAGATGGGCGAGGCAGCCAAGGAGCTCGAGACCGAGCGCGCCGAGGTGCAGCGCAAGCGCGACGACATGGCCCCGTCGTTCGCCGCCGACCTGCTCGCGGAATACGACGGCATCCGGGCCCGCAGCGGTGTCGCCGCGGCGGCGCTGCACGGTCGTCGCTGCCTCGGTTGCGGCCTCGAACTCAACCACTCGGATCTGCAGCGCATTCGCTCGAGCGCCGCCGACCAGGTCGTCTACTGCGACGAGTGCGGACGCATCC
This region of Dermacoccus nishinomiyaensis genomic DNA includes:
- a CDS encoding zinc ribbon domain-containing protein, whose translation is MKAELQQQWRLLDLQKLDTRLDQIDHRLANLPQAKELAELTKKADTATEEMILAQTAVMDVEREIARSEADVQQVRDRMARNEKRLASGEGSAKDLQALQHETDTLARRQVVLEDAELEIMERAEGLRERLTAFTTVADEAEAKVKQLKAEMGEAAKELETERAEVQRKRDDMAPSFAADLLAEYDGIRARSGVAAAALHGRRCLGCGLELNHSDLQRIRSSAADQVVYCDECGRILVRTAESDL